One Maribacter cobaltidurans genomic window carries:
- a CDS encoding VOC family protein, whose translation MNLGTFSISLSVKNIKASKEFYEALGFSVFHGNIEQNWLILKNETSTIGLFQGMFEKNILTYNPGWDSNANPLNSFTDIRELQKMLKAKGLNLVREVEEGTSGPASITLLDPDGNPILIDQHV comes from the coding sequence ATGAACTTAGGCACTTTTTCCATCAGCCTTTCCGTAAAAAACATTAAAGCTTCCAAAGAATTTTATGAAGCCTTGGGTTTCTCGGTTTTCCATGGCAATATTGAACAAAATTGGCTGATTCTAAAAAATGAAACCTCTACAATAGGACTGTTTCAAGGTATGTTCGAAAAGAACATCCTCACCTATAATCCTGGTTGGGATTCCAATGCCAATCCCCTCAATAGCTTTACCGATATTCGAGAACTTCAAAAAATGTTGAAAGCCAAGGGGTTAAATTTGGTCCGTGAAGTTGAAGAAGGCACATCCGGTCCGGCAAGTATTACCCTTTTGGACCCTGATGGAAACCCTATTCTTATAGATCAGCACGTTTAA
- a CDS encoding aspartate kinase, with amino-acid sequence MRIFKFGGASVKDSDAVRNVVNVLQQVGYENTLLVVSAMGKTTNAMEEVVNAYFKNKKDIPSKISDIVEYHNGIIFELFENKQHRIYQDFRVLIDEINGFLVWNKSPNYNFVYDQIVGYGELISTTIISAYLKEVGIANNWLDVRNYIKTDNSYRDTTVNWERTQKNVADIDRRVLNITQGFLGSDDNNFTTTLGREGSDYTAAILAYCLNADSVTIWKDVPGVLNADPRYFKETQLLNNISYREAIELAFYGASVIHPKTLQPLQRKEIPLHVKSFLNPKNPGTTVGKGMGIEPKVPCFIVKKNQVLMKLSSLDFSFMVENNISEIFKLFHEYKIKVDLIQNSAISFSVCVDNKFGGLEDLLQQLKGKFKVVHHEDVSLYTIRHFNTQALESLQNGHEILLEQRGKETVQLVVK; translated from the coding sequence ATGAGAATATTTAAGTTTGGTGGTGCATCTGTTAAAGATTCAGATGCCGTGAGAAATGTTGTAAACGTATTGCAACAGGTTGGATATGAAAATACCTTGTTGGTGGTTTCCGCCATGGGTAAGACCACTAATGCCATGGAAGAAGTGGTCAATGCCTATTTTAAAAATAAAAAGGATATCCCTTCCAAAATATCGGATATAGTAGAATACCATAATGGTATCATTTTCGAGCTTTTTGAAAACAAGCAGCACAGGATTTATCAGGATTTTAGGGTGTTGATCGATGAAATCAATGGTTTTTTGGTCTGGAATAAATCGCCCAACTATAATTTTGTGTATGATCAAATTGTGGGCTATGGGGAGTTGATTTCTACCACGATTATCAGTGCCTACCTAAAAGAGGTTGGTATTGCCAATAATTGGTTGGATGTACGCAATTATATTAAAACGGATAATAGTTACAGGGACACTACTGTAAATTGGGAAAGAACCCAGAAAAATGTGGCTGATATCGATAGAAGAGTTCTTAACATTACCCAAGGTTTTTTAGGAAGTGACGATAATAATTTTACCACTACCTTGGGCAGGGAAGGATCGGATTATACAGCTGCGATATTGGCCTATTGTTTAAATGCCGATTCCGTTACTATTTGGAAGGACGTTCCCGGGGTCCTTAATGCCGATCCCAGATATTTTAAAGAAACACAGTTATTGAACAATATTTCATACAGGGAAGCCATAGAGTTGGCATTCTACGGAGCTTCGGTAATTCACCCAAAGACACTACAGCCTTTACAGCGAAAAGAGATACCTCTTCACGTAAAATCATTTTTGAATCCTAAAAATCCAGGAACAACAGTGGGCAAAGGAATGGGTATAGAGCCAAAGGTTCCCTGCTTCATCGTCAAGAAGAACCAAGTACTCATGAAGCTGTCCTCCTTGGATTTCTCGTTCATGGTGGAAAACAATATCAGTGAGATTTTTAAACTCTTCCATGAGTATAAAATCAAGGTTGATCTTATTCAAAATTCCGCAATTAGTTTTTCCGTATGTGTGGATAACAAGTTTGGGGGACTCGAGGACTTACTTCAACAATTAAAAGGCAAGTTTAAAGTGGTACACCATGAAGATGTGTCCTTATATACCATTAGACATTTCAACACCCAAGCTCTTGAATCGCTGCAGAATGGTCATGAGATCCTTTTGGAACAAAGAGGTAAGGAGACCGTACAGTTGGTGGTAAAATAA
- a CDS encoding ArsR/SmtB family transcription factor: MGVTKTQIFNEKQNELATIFKVLANPARIAILEYISKQEACICNDIVDEIGLAQPTISQHLKELKSIDLISGEIEGKKVCYCINLKKWSAIQELLNSFFNSTKTNCC; encoded by the coding sequence ATGGGAGTTACCAAAACACAGATCTTTAACGAAAAACAGAATGAACTGGCTACAATATTCAAAGTTTTGGCCAATCCGGCAAGGATTGCCATTCTTGAGTATATAAGCAAACAAGAAGCCTGTATCTGTAATGATATTGTGGACGAAATTGGTTTGGCTCAGCCCACCATTTCCCAACATCTAAAAGAATTAAAGAGTATTGATCTTATTTCTGGCGAGATAGAGGGCAAAAAGGTATGCTACTGTATTAATCTTAAAAAATGGTCTGCAATACAAGAATTGTTAAACTCCTTTTTTAATTCGACCAAAACAAATTGCTGTTAA
- a CDS encoding GNAT family N-acyltransferase: MGLVTAKEVAKAVNLSKFGFLGTFMGWALMKVTRISGVNRFYDSISHLEGPEFTKAVLDHFEIDFEIPEEDFKRLPKEGPFITISNHPLGAIDGVLLMDLMLPKRPDFKIMANFLLQRMVPLDPYILPVNPFEGHKDVKSSVMGFKKTLEHLKNGHPLGIFPAGEVSTYRDGKLIVDKPWEEAALKLIRKAEVPVVPIYFHARNSKLFYRLSKVNDIFRTAMIPSQVFSQHSRPIKIRIGQPISVQTQKEQESVLEFSDLLRRKTYILSNAYEKERLIDQLPASLKLPKPPRKIASAIRKEVMQGEIEKLREKDCRLLQSKNYEVFLAKEKDMPFILKEIGRQREVTFRAIGEGTNNAIDLDKFDSYYYHLFLWDDTEKCIVGAYRMGLGSEIFPEYGIDGFYLQDLFRVEPELYGMMKNSIEMGRAYITKEYQQKPMPLFLLWKGIVHTTLRHPEHKYLIGGVSISNQFSNFSKSLMIEFMKSNYWDPYVAQYIRPKKEFKVKLKDADKEFVFDETQADLNKFDRMIDEVEPGSLRLPVLIKKYIKQNAKVVAFNVDPLFNNSVDGLMYIKIADLPESTVKPVMEEFQAELERKMAEAQQNPE; this comes from the coding sequence ATGGGTTTAGTGACCGCAAAGGAAGTAGCAAAAGCCGTTAACTTGTCCAAGTTTGGCTTTCTAGGAACTTTTATGGGTTGGGCATTGATGAAGGTGACGCGCATCTCCGGTGTTAACCGGTTTTACGATAGTATTTCCCATTTAGAGGGACCTGAATTTACCAAGGCGGTTTTGGACCATTTTGAAATCGATTTTGAGATTCCGGAAGAAGATTTTAAAAGATTGCCAAAGGAAGGTCCCTTCATTACGATTAGCAACCATCCCTTAGGTGCCATAGACGGTGTCTTATTGATGGATCTAATGCTTCCAAAAAGACCGGATTTTAAAATCATGGCCAATTTTCTTTTGCAGCGAATGGTTCCTTTGGATCCTTATATTCTTCCGGTTAATCCTTTTGAAGGACATAAGGATGTAAAGAGCAGTGTCATGGGGTTTAAAAAAACCCTGGAACATTTAAAAAATGGACATCCTTTGGGCATTTTTCCGGCAGGTGAAGTATCCACCTACCGAGATGGAAAATTGATTGTGGACAAACCTTGGGAGGAAGCTGCCCTAAAGCTTATCAGAAAGGCGGAAGTACCCGTAGTTCCTATTTATTTTCATGCCAGAAATAGTAAGCTTTTTTATAGGCTTTCCAAGGTGAACGATATTTTTAGAACGGCCATGATTCCTTCCCAGGTGTTTTCGCAACATAGCCGACCCATAAAAATACGAATTGGTCAACCTATTTCGGTTCAGACCCAGAAGGAACAGGAAAGTGTGTTGGAGTTTTCGGATCTGTTAAGAAGGAAAACTTATATTCTTTCGAACGCTTATGAAAAGGAACGACTAATCGACCAATTGCCAGCTTCCCTTAAGCTACCCAAACCTCCAAGAAAAATTGCTTCTGCAATTCGAAAAGAAGTGATGCAGGGAGAAATTGAAAAATTACGTGAAAAGGATTGCCGTCTGTTGCAAAGTAAAAATTACGAAGTCTTTTTGGCTAAGGAAAAAGACATGCCCTTTATCCTAAAAGAAATTGGTAGACAGCGCGAAGTTACTTTTAGGGCCATAGGGGAGGGGACCAACAATGCCATTGACCTGGATAAGTTTGACTCATACTACTACCACCTATTCCTTTGGGACGATACGGAAAAGTGTATTGTAGGGGCATACAGAATGGGATTGGGCTCAGAAATTTTTCCAGAGTACGGTATTGATGGTTTTTATTTGCAGGACTTGTTTCGTGTAGAGCCGGAACTATATGGAATGATGAAAAATTCCATTGAAATGGGTAGGGCATATATTACCAAAGAATATCAACAGAAACCTATGCCCTTGTTTTTGCTGTGGAAAGGAATCGTACATACAACCTTAAGACATCCAGAGCATAAGTATCTTATTGGAGGCGTGAGTATAAGCAATCAATTCTCAAATTTTTCCAAATCCTTGATGATAGAGTTTATGAAATCCAATTATTGGGATCCATATGTGGCACAATACATACGACCCAAAAAGGAATTCAAGGTGAAGCTCAAGGATGCGGACAAAGAGTTTGTTTTTGATGAAACACAGGCCGACTTAAATAAATTCGACAGAATGATTGATGAGGTGGAGCCGGGTAGTCTGCGTTTACCCGTTCTCATAAAAAAGTACATCAAACAAAATGCAAAGGTGGTTGCCTTCAACGTAGACCCCTTATTCAATAATTCCGTGGATGGCTTAATGTACATTAAGATTGCCGACTTGCCAGAGAGTACCGTTAAACCCGTAATGGAGGAGTTTCAGGCAGAGTTGGAACGAAAAATGGCGGAAGCGCAACAGAACCCGGAATAG
- a CDS encoding DUF1801 domain-containing protein — translation MQYKAESPEDYISQLPEERRKVISGIRQQILENLPEGFEEQMSYGMLGYVVPHSIYPKGYHVKPELPLPFINLASQKNFIALYHSGLYADPALLEWFTLEYPKHCKRKLDMGKSCVRFRSMDDIPYKLIAELTGKMTIQEWINLYEKNTKK, via the coding sequence ATGCAGTACAAGGCAGAATCTCCAGAAGACTATATTTCCCAATTGCCCGAAGAAAGAAGGAAAGTGATTTCGGGAATTAGACAGCAAATTCTGGAAAATCTACCTGAGGGTTTCGAGGAACAAATGAGTTATGGTATGTTGGGTTATGTAGTACCCCACTCCATATATCCTAAAGGATATCATGTAAAACCGGAACTTCCCCTACCCTTTATAAATCTAGCATCACAGAAAAACTTTATCGCACTGTACCATTCCGGCCTTTATGCCGATCCTGCACTCTTGGAATGGTTTACATTGGAATATCCAAAACATTGTAAACGTAAACTGGATATGGGCAAAAGTTGTGTTCGATTTAGGAGCATGGACGATATTCCTTATAAACTTATTGCGGAGCTCACAGGAAAAATGACTATACAGGAATGGATAAACCTTTACGAGAAAAACACTAAAAAATAA
- a CDS encoding 2-hydroxyacid dehydrogenase, translating into MKVLHVDVNHPLIIEQFNALGFENDEDYTSSKEEIEDKIAAYDGLIIRSRFTIDASFLDKAKNLKFIGRLGAGLENIDTRYAKSLGIFLAAAPEGNCNAVGEHALGMLLSLFNNLNKADAEVRNGKWDREGNRGVELEGKVVGIIGYGNMGKAFAKKLKGFDVDEVICYDIEGGVEDENARQVGIMELHQRTDVLSLHVPQTASTIGMINSEFLNKFRKNIWIINTARGKCIKTEDLVSALQSKKVLGAGLDVLEYEKSSFENMFTGDGLPEAFEYLTKANNVLLSPHVAGWTVESKIKLAQTVVNKIKNKFVV; encoded by the coding sequence ATGAAAGTGCTCCATGTAGATGTTAACCACCCTTTGATTATAGAGCAGTTCAATGCATTAGGCTTTGAGAATGATGAGGATTACACATCATCAAAAGAAGAGATTGAAGATAAAATAGCAGCGTATGACGGACTCATTATCCGGAGTAGGTTTACCATTGACGCTTCCTTTTTGGATAAGGCAAAAAACTTAAAATTCATAGGCCGATTGGGCGCGGGACTGGAAAATATTGATACCAGATATGCCAAGTCCCTGGGCATATTCTTGGCCGCCGCTCCAGAAGGTAACTGTAATGCGGTAGGCGAACACGCCTTGGGTATGTTATTGTCCCTTTTCAACAATCTTAATAAGGCAGATGCGGAAGTGAGAAACGGGAAATGGGACCGGGAAGGAAACCGTGGGGTTGAATTAGAGGGCAAGGTCGTTGGTATTATTGGGTATGGAAATATGGGTAAGGCCTTCGCGAAAAAGTTAAAAGGATTTGATGTTGACGAGGTCATCTGCTATGATATTGAAGGCGGCGTTGAGGACGAAAACGCCAGACAAGTGGGCATCATGGAATTACACCAGCGCACCGATGTGTTGAGCTTGCATGTTCCACAGACGGCATCGACCATAGGTATGATCAATTCGGAATTTTTAAATAAGTTCCGTAAAAATATCTGGATCATCAATACGGCCAGGGGAAAATGCATTAAGACCGAGGATTTGGTAAGTGCACTACAATCAAAAAAAGTTTTGGGTGCGGGATTGGACGTTCTCGAATACGAAAAATCCTCTTTTGAAAATATGTTTACCGGGGACGGACTTCCAGAGGCTTTTGAATATTTGACCAAAGCCAACAACGTATTGTTATCTCCCCATGTAGCCGGATGGACGGTAGAGAGCAAAATCAAATTGGCGCAGACCGTGGTGAATAAAATCAAAAATAAATTTGTAGTTTAA
- a CDS encoding VOC family protein translates to MKNRVTGLGGFFFKTSDPNKIKEWYKNHLGLNTDDYGCTFWWKDKEGKDCSTQWSPMKEDTKYFEPSKSQFMMNFRVENLVELLKVLKEEGVTVVGEIEEYSYGKFGWILDPDGNKIELWEPIDKAFL, encoded by the coding sequence ATGAAAAACAGGGTGACAGGATTAGGCGGATTCTTTTTTAAGACATCTGACCCCAACAAAATTAAAGAATGGTATAAAAACCATCTAGGACTTAACACCGACGATTATGGATGTACATTTTGGTGGAAAGACAAAGAAGGAAAAGACTGTTCTACACAGTGGAGTCCTATGAAAGAAGATACAAAATATTTTGAACCAAGCAAGTCCCAATTTATGATGAATTTTAGGGTGGAAAACTTGGTTGAACTTTTGAAAGTGTTAAAAGAGGAAGGAGTAACGGTAGTAGGAGAAATTGAGGAATATTCCTATGGTAAATTTGGATGGATTTTGGATCCGGACGGTAATAAAATAGAACTTTGGGAACCCATTGATAAAGCATTTTTGTGA
- a CDS encoding DUF6428 family protein, translated as MKTKELLNILKENSTKNLLFEYTPGQFVGAHYHITEVKNVTIDSIDCGANPDFWKETVIQLWESPKEKGKRDYMSAYKALSILNKVDKIKPMEREVEVKFEYSNASFHTSQLYVNDYQVSGENLIFKLGVEQTDCKAKETCGIPETVAETVSECAPSSGCC; from the coding sequence ATGAAGACTAAAGAACTTTTAAACATCCTCAAGGAAAATTCAACTAAGAACTTACTTTTTGAATATACCCCTGGACAATTTGTGGGAGCCCATTATCACATTACGGAAGTTAAAAACGTAACCATTGACTCCATTGATTGTGGTGCAAATCCCGACTTTTGGAAGGAAACCGTGATTCAATTATGGGAAAGCCCAAAAGAAAAGGGTAAACGCGATTACATGTCCGCCTACAAAGCTCTTTCCATCCTAAACAAGGTGGACAAAATAAAGCCTATGGAAAGGGAAGTAGAGGTAAAGTTTGAATATAGTAATGCCTCCTTTCACACTTCACAACTGTATGTGAACGATTATCAAGTCAGCGGCGAAAATTTAATCTTTAAGTTAGGCGTGGAACAAACGGATTGCAAGGCGAAGGAAACGTGCGGTATTCCAGAAACCGTTGCCGAAACGGTATCAGAATGTGCTCCTAGTAGCGGTTGCTGTTAA
- a CDS encoding GNAT family N-acetyltransferase yields MLIIRTMDSSDWNQVSNIYKEGIETGMATFETIVPSYEKWDSAHLKNCRFVAISKKEIAGWVILSAVSGRHVYRGVAEVTVYIGKNYRGMGIGKALMQHLILESEKEGFWTLQSGIFPSNKASLKLHESVGFRKIGIRERVGNLKGEWIDNVLYERRSTVVGIK; encoded by the coding sequence ATGCTTATAATAAGAACAATGGATTCCTCTGATTGGAATCAAGTGTCCAACATCTACAAAGAAGGTATAGAAACGGGTATGGCTACGTTTGAAACCATAGTTCCCAGTTATGAGAAGTGGGACAGTGCCCATCTAAAAAATTGTCGATTTGTCGCAATCTCTAAAAAGGAGATTGCCGGATGGGTCATATTATCCGCTGTTTCCGGCCGTCATGTGTACAGAGGCGTTGCAGAAGTAACCGTATATATTGGCAAAAACTATAGAGGAATGGGTATTGGAAAGGCCCTGATGCAACACTTGATTTTGGAAAGTGAAAAAGAGGGTTTTTGGACCCTACAATCCGGAATTTTTCCGTCCAATAAGGCAAGTTTAAAACTTCATGAATCCGTAGGGTTTAGGAAAATAGGCATTAGGGAGCGTGTAGGCAACCTAAAAGGCGAATGGATAGACAATGTGCTTTACGAAAGAAGAAGTACAGTAGTCGGTATAAAATAA